The proteins below come from a single Candidatus Eisenbacteria bacterium genomic window:
- a CDS encoding HesA/MoeB/ThiF family protein, with product MSVRNEPSTSSGIRALVIGVGGLGCSAALALARGGVGTIGLVDPDVVDVSNLPRQPLYDDAAIGRPKVDVAAERLGQIAPGLRIDTLQARFTERDAGRLAGFHVVLDGTDSIASKFVVSDAAVAARVPLVHAGAIDFRAQLLTVLPGVTACYRCIFEEAPPDGDLAPCQDSGILGPVVALAGSLQATEALRLVAGEAPLFADRLLSIDLRTGRWRSVRVARSPRCAACGATHERDAARRSAP from the coding sequence ATGAGCGTGCGAAACGAACCATCGACGTCGAGCGGGATCCGGGCCCTGGTGATCGGGGTGGGCGGGCTCGGCTGCTCGGCCGCGCTCGCCCTCGCGCGCGGCGGCGTCGGCACGATCGGCCTCGTCGACCCCGACGTCGTCGACGTCTCGAACCTGCCCCGCCAGCCGCTCTACGACGACGCGGCCATCGGACGCCCGAAGGTCGACGTCGCCGCCGAGCGCCTGGGCCAGATCGCGCCGGGCCTGCGCATCGACACGCTGCAGGCGCGCTTCACCGAACGCGACGCGGGCCGGCTCGCCGGCTTCCACGTCGTCCTCGACGGTACGGACTCGATCGCCTCGAAGTTCGTCGTGAGCGACGCCGCGGTCGCGGCGCGCGTGCCGCTCGTCCACGCCGGCGCGATCGATTTCCGCGCCCAGCTCCTGACGGTCCTCCCCGGCGTCACGGCCTGCTACCGCTGCATCTTCGAGGAGGCGCCGCCCGACGGCGACCTCGCCCCGTGCCAGGACTCGGGCATCCTGGGGCCGGTCGTCGCGCTCGCCGGCTCGCTGCAGGCGACCGAGGCCCTGCGCCTCGTCGCCGGCGAGGCGCCGCTCTTCGCCGACCGTCTGCTCTCGATCGATCTTCGCACGGGGAGGTGGCGCAGCGTTCGCGTCGCCCGCTCCCCGCGCTGCGCCGCATGCGGCGCCACGCACGAGCGTGACGCCGCCAGAAGGAGTGCTCCATGA
- a CDS encoding threonine synthase yields MSFVKGLRCRECGGETPVAPLHVCETCFGPLEVVYDYDGIKRVLTREVIESRPRNLWRYRELLPVEREPHVGLWSGMTPLVRAERLGAILGVKELYVKDDSVNHPTFSYKDRVVSVAISKAMEFGFDTVSCASTGNLANSVSAHAARAGLNCYIFIPDDLEQGKVIGSTIYGPRAVAVRGNYDDVNRLCSEIADKYGWAFVNINMRPYYTEGAKTYGFEVAEQLGWKLPKHIIVPTAGGTILPKVAKGFKELRDLGLVDGDFKIYSAQAGGCAPVVQAIHKQTDLIAPVKPNTIAKSIAIGNPADGFYVLKAVRESGGWGESVTDQEIVEGIQLLARTEGIFTEPAGGTTVAVTKKLIALGRIPRDESIVISVTGNGYKTLEAVLDTVEQPFRIPARLGDFDALFERLRGAVPEASAG; encoded by the coding sequence ATGAGCTTCGTGAAGGGTCTTCGATGTCGTGAGTGCGGGGGCGAGACGCCCGTTGCGCCGCTGCACGTCTGCGAGACGTGCTTCGGTCCGCTCGAGGTGGTCTACGACTACGACGGCATCAAGCGCGTGCTGACGCGCGAGGTGATCGAGTCGCGGCCCCGCAACCTGTGGCGCTATCGCGAGCTGCTGCCGGTCGAGCGCGAGCCGCACGTCGGGCTGTGGTCCGGCATGACGCCGCTCGTCCGCGCCGAGCGTCTGGGCGCGATCCTCGGCGTGAAGGAGCTGTACGTGAAGGACGACTCGGTGAACCACCCGACCTTCTCGTACAAGGATCGCGTCGTCTCGGTCGCGATCTCGAAGGCGATGGAGTTCGGCTTCGACACCGTGTCGTGCGCGTCGACCGGCAACCTCGCGAACTCGGTCTCGGCCCACGCCGCGCGCGCCGGGCTCAACTGCTACATCTTCATCCCCGACGACCTCGAGCAGGGCAAGGTCATCGGCTCGACCATCTACGGCCCGCGCGCGGTCGCGGTGCGCGGCAACTACGACGACGTGAACCGCCTGTGCAGCGAGATCGCCGACAAGTACGGCTGGGCCTTCGTCAACATCAACATGCGGCCGTACTACACCGAGGGCGCCAAGACCTACGGCTTCGAGGTCGCGGAGCAGCTCGGCTGGAAGCTCCCGAAGCACATCATCGTCCCGACGGCGGGTGGCACGATCCTCCCGAAGGTCGCCAAGGGCTTCAAGGAGCTCCGCGACCTGGGCCTCGTCGACGGCGACTTCAAGATCTACTCGGCGCAGGCGGGCGGCTGCGCGCCGGTCGTCCAGGCGATCCACAAGCAGACCGACCTCATCGCGCCCGTGAAGCCGAACACGATCGCCAAGTCGATCGCGATCGGGAATCCGGCCGACGGCTTCTACGTCCTGAAGGCCGTGCGTGAGTCGGGCGGCTGGGGCGAGTCGGTGACCGACCAGGAGATCGTGGAAGGCATCCAGCTCCTCGCCCGCACCGAGGGCATCTTCACGGAGCCCGCCGGCGGCACCACCGTCGCGGTGACGAAGAAGCTGATCGCGCTCGGCCGCATCCCGCGCGACGAGTCGATCGTCATCAGCGTCACGGGCAACGGCTACAAGACGCTCGAGGCGGTGCTCGACACGGTCGAGCAGCCGTTCCGCATCCCGGCGCGCCTCGGCGACTTCGACGCGCTCTTCGAGCGGCTGCGCGGCGCCGTGCCCGAGGCGTCGGCGGGTTGA
- a CDS encoding ubiquitin-like small modifier protein 1 yields the protein MAQVRVPTPLRKYTGGAEAVQADGSTVAALVADLDKRHPGIKDRICDENGAVRRFVNIFVNGEDIRFLQNLETPVKPADEVSVVPAIAGGC from the coding sequence ATGGCTCAGGTGAGAGTTCCGACCCCGCTCCGCAAGTACACCGGCGGCGCGGAGGCGGTGCAGGCGGACGGCAGCACGGTCGCGGCGCTGGTCGCCGACCTCGACAAGCGACACCCCGGCATCAAGGACCGGATCTGCGACGAGAACGGCGCCGTGCGGCGGTTCGTCAACATCTTCGTCAACGGAGAGGACATCCGCTTCCTGCAGAACCTCGAGACGCCGGTGAAGCCGGCCGACGAGGTCTCCGTCGTCCCGGCGATCGCCGGCGGCTGCTAG
- a CDS encoding PLP-dependent cysteine synthase family protein — protein sequence MSTLAAQAGRARASGRPDGPGAARSVLDLIGNTPLVEIRVVRDGVPPGVRVLAKLEGFNPGGSVKDRPAKKMIEAGIADGKLVPGKTILDSTSGNTGIGLAMVGAALGYAVKLVMPENVSTERKRVITAYGAEIVFSDPLEGSDGAIRLCRQVLAEDPERYFKPDQYNNPANPLAHYEGTGPEIWRQTDGEVTHVIAAIGTSGTIMGVGRFMKEKNPAVQVIAAEPEDAFHGLEGLKHMATSIVPGIYEEHELDRKIGIATDDAYNMVYRLGREEGILVGQSCGAAHLAALEVARTLTAGTIVEIFPDFGDRYLSTNLWMGWQKLP from the coding sequence ATGAGCACGCTCGCCGCACAGGCCGGCCGAGCCCGCGCGAGCGGGAGGCCGGACGGGCCCGGCGCAGCGCGGTCGGTCCTCGACCTGATCGGCAACACGCCGCTGGTCGAGATCCGGGTGGTGCGCGACGGCGTCCCGCCCGGCGTCCGCGTGCTCGCGAAGCTCGAGGGCTTCAATCCCGGCGGCTCGGTGAAGGACCGCCCGGCCAAGAAGATGATCGAGGCCGGCATCGCCGACGGGAAGCTCGTTCCCGGCAAGACCATCCTCGACTCGACCTCCGGCAATACGGGCATCGGCTTGGCCATGGTCGGCGCGGCGCTCGGCTACGCCGTGAAGCTCGTCATGCCCGAGAACGTCTCGACCGAGCGCAAGCGCGTGATCACGGCCTACGGCGCGGAGATCGTGTTCAGCGATCCGCTCGAAGGATCCGACGGCGCGATCCGCCTGTGCCGGCAGGTCCTGGCCGAGGATCCGGAGCGCTACTTCAAGCCCGACCAGTACAACAATCCGGCGAACCCCCTCGCCCACTACGAGGGGACCGGTCCCGAGATCTGGCGGCAGACCGACGGCGAGGTGACGCACGTGATTGCGGCCATCGGGACGAGCGGCACCATCATGGGAGTCGGCCGCTTCATGAAGGAGAAGAATCCGGCCGTGCAGGTGATCGCCGCCGAGCCCGAGGACGCCTTCCACGGCCTCGAGGGCCTGAAGCACATGGCCACCTCGATCGTGCCGGGGATCTACGAGGAGCACGAGCTCGACCGGAAGATCGGAATCGCCACCGACGACGCGTACAACATGGTGTACCGTCTCGGCCGCGAGGAAGGCATCCTCGTGGGACAGTCCTGCGGCGCCGCGCACCTGGCGGCGCTCGAAGTTGCGCGCACGCTCACTGCAGGTACGATCGTCGAGATCTTCCCCGATTTCGGCGACCGCTACCTCTCGACGAATTTGTGGATGGGATGGCAAAAACTTCCGTGA
- a CDS encoding NIL domain-containing protein yields the protein MAKTSVKKVRRVAPKGEQHRAKLYLTYPKKLVREPLIWRISRDFDLVFNIRSASVSEEIGIIAIELDGTERAIESAIAWLREQGVTVEPIEKNVIE from the coding sequence ATGGCAAAAACTTCCGTGAAGAAGGTCCGGCGCGTCGCCCCCAAGGGCGAGCAGCACCGCGCGAAGCTCTACCTCACCTACCCGAAGAAGCTCGTGCGCGAGCCGCTCATCTGGCGCATCTCGCGCGACTTCGATCTCGTCTTCAACATCCGGAGCGCCAGCGTCTCCGAGGAGATCGGAATCATCGCGATCGAGCTCGACGGCACCGAGCGGGCGATCGAATCGGCGATCGCGTGGCTGCGCGAGCAAGGGGTGACGGTGGAGCCGATCGAGAAGAACGTGATCGAGTGA
- a CDS encoding radical SAM protein, with amino-acid sequence MTGAPNAVQLKIALATRGVRIDDRMRAELGLVPDFTPTTLDLVLPGDVRVIAPIENGALAAYAVVAEHGRAHVVGDDTVRVEVRTGSIPRFYGRRTSAGRPMWQVGTVHGAHLLVTPTATCGFSVRGAPCSFCREGARPPGERESAISIAEVIEVVRAAFEEGAADFVYFNSSVFDAEDGGIGFLTPYVEAVRKHFDTFVAVQVHPPRTNAWIERTYAMGVDALSYNLELFDPQVLDRHCIGRMRYIGRERYLEALAHAASVFPAGTVWSDLVLGIEPAASTMAGIDALAAMGVVPVLSMYHPAGGTAPEVTAEDAASVGGHLYRTARERKLTMTWVRDLALGITPFEASQLTGEAAPGGAVQALTRSRLGAFAARGLARFRRRLRVRAISDSLDSSHL; translated from the coding sequence GTGACGGGCGCGCCGAACGCCGTGCAGCTGAAGATCGCGCTCGCGACGCGCGGCGTGCGCATCGACGACCGCATGCGGGCCGAGCTCGGCCTCGTCCCCGACTTCACGCCCACCACGCTCGACCTCGTTCTGCCGGGCGACGTGCGCGTCATCGCCCCGATCGAGAACGGCGCCCTCGCCGCCTACGCCGTCGTCGCCGAGCACGGGCGCGCGCACGTCGTGGGTGACGACACCGTGCGCGTCGAGGTCCGCACGGGCTCCATCCCCCGCTTCTACGGGCGGCGGACGAGTGCCGGCCGGCCGATGTGGCAGGTCGGGACGGTGCACGGGGCGCACCTGCTCGTGACGCCGACGGCCACGTGCGGCTTCAGCGTGCGCGGGGCGCCCTGCAGCTTCTGTCGCGAGGGAGCGCGCCCGCCCGGCGAGCGCGAGAGCGCGATCTCGATCGCGGAGGTGATCGAGGTGGTCCGGGCCGCGTTCGAGGAAGGGGCAGCCGACTTCGTCTACTTCAACTCGAGCGTGTTCGACGCCGAGGACGGCGGGATCGGCTTTCTCACGCCGTACGTCGAGGCGGTGCGCAAGCACTTCGACACGTTCGTCGCCGTCCAGGTGCACCCGCCGCGCACGAACGCGTGGATCGAGCGCACCTACGCGATGGGGGTCGACGCGCTCTCGTACAACCTCGAGCTCTTCGACCCGCAGGTGCTCGACCGTCACTGCATCGGCCGCATGCGCTACATCGGGCGCGAGCGCTACCTCGAAGCGCTCGCGCACGCGGCGTCGGTCTTCCCGGCCGGAACGGTGTGGAGCGACCTCGTCCTCGGAATCGAGCCGGCCGCATCGACCATGGCCGGCATCGACGCGCTGGCGGCCATGGGCGTCGTGCCGGTGCTCTCGATGTACCACCCGGCCGGCGGGACGGCGCCCGAGGTGACGGCCGAGGACGCCGCATCGGTGGGTGGTCACCTCTACCGGACGGCCCGCGAGCGGAAGCTCACCATGACCTGGGTGCGCGACCTGGCGCTCGGCATCACACCGTTCGAGGCCTCGCAGCTGACGGGCGAAGCGGCGCCCGGCGGCGCCGTCCAGGCCCTCACCCGCTCGCGCCTGGGCGCGTTCGCGGCGCGCGGCCTCGCCCGCTTCCGGCGGCGCCTGCGCGTGCGCGCGATCAGCGACTCGCTCGACTCGTCGCACCTCTAG
- a CDS encoding DASS family sodium-coupled anion symporter, whose product MDTRPLWRLLLERSYRPFVLGLGVALYALARFAPAQEGLSDGGQKALAVFLLCLVYWVTNAIPLMVTSLLAMVLLPVTGVLSAKETYGFFGNEAVFFILGAFILAAALMKCGLSTRIALAVLRRFGRTPRTLLRSLFLMNAFMAFFMSEHGVAAMTFPITIEIASVLRLRPRQSNYGKALFIAMAWGTQIGGIATLLGGGRAPLALGMLRQASGQTFTFLEWSLTALPIVAVLLVVGWQVLVRWFPIDVDSVRAADEIIDEKMLRMGRMSVRERSIGMLMLGTLAIWIVGGEELGLANVALGAVVAIFVFGLLTWSDVEPYVNWGVLLMYGGAIALGSALNRSGASGWVASLTISHWATNPIQVIAIISAIGIVLTEAMSHSAVVALLMPVALSLATQYHIDPRIMAPAVALPSGLAFTLPVGTPGNAIAYSSGYMQLRDMLVPGAILVVVAWIAFNLTAIYFWPLIGLTMAAH is encoded by the coding sequence GTGGACACGCGTCCGCTCTGGCGCCTGCTGCTCGAGCGATCGTACCGGCCGTTCGTCCTCGGCCTCGGCGTCGCCCTCTACGCCCTCGCCCGCTTCGCGCCGGCGCAGGAGGGCCTGTCGGACGGCGGGCAGAAGGCGCTCGCCGTCTTCCTGCTCTGCCTCGTCTACTGGGTGACGAACGCGATCCCGCTCATGGTGACGAGCCTGCTGGCGATGGTCCTCCTGCCCGTCACGGGCGTGCTGTCGGCCAAGGAGACGTACGGCTTCTTCGGCAACGAGGCCGTCTTCTTCATCCTCGGCGCCTTCATCCTCGCGGCGGCTCTCATGAAGTGCGGCCTCTCGACGCGCATCGCCCTCGCCGTCCTGCGCCGCTTCGGGCGCACGCCGCGCACGCTCCTGCGGTCGCTCTTCCTCATGAACGCCTTCATGGCGTTCTTCATGTCCGAGCACGGCGTCGCCGCCATGACCTTCCCGATCACGATCGAGATTGCGAGCGTGCTGCGACTGCGGCCGCGCCAGAGCAACTACGGCAAGGCCCTCTTCATCGCGATGGCATGGGGCACGCAGATCGGCGGTATCGCGACGCTGCTCGGCGGCGGCCGCGCGCCGCTCGCCCTCGGCATGCTCCGGCAGGCGAGCGGCCAGACCTTCACGTTCCTCGAGTGGTCGCTGACCGCGCTCCCGATCGTCGCGGTCCTTCTCGTCGTCGGGTGGCAGGTCCTGGTGCGATGGTTCCCGATCGACGTCGATTCGGTGCGGGCCGCGGACGAGATCATCGACGAGAAGATGCTGCGCATGGGACGCATGTCGGTGCGCGAGCGCTCGATCGGGATGCTGATGCTCGGGACGCTCGCCATCTGGATCGTCGGCGGCGAGGAGCTGGGGCTCGCGAACGTCGCGCTCGGCGCGGTGGTCGCGATCTTCGTCTTCGGTCTCCTCACGTGGAGCGACGTCGAGCCCTACGTCAACTGGGGCGTGCTGCTCATGTACGGCGGCGCGATCGCGCTCGGCTCGGCGCTGAACCGCTCCGGCGCCTCGGGCTGGGTCGCGAGCCTCACGATCAGCCACTGGGCGACGAATCCCATCCAGGTGATCGCGATCATCTCGGCGATCGGCATCGTCCTGACCGAGGCGATGAGCCACTCGGCGGTGGTCGCGCTCCTCATGCCCGTCGCGCTCAGCCTCGCCACGCAGTACCACATCGATCCGCGCATCATGGCGCCGGCCGTGGCGCTTCCCTCGGGGCTCGCGTTCACCCTGCCCGTGGGCACGCCGGGCAACGCGATCGCATACTCGTCCGGCTACATGCAGCTCCGCGACATGCTCGTGCCCGGCGCCATCCTCGTCGTCGTCGCGTGGATCGCCTTCAACCTGACGGCGATCTACTTCTGGCCGCTCATCGGCCTCACGATGGCCGCGCATTGA
- a CDS encoding sulfate adenylyltransferase yields MADLIPPHGGLAEPVSCTVPEADRKAFADEAAGLPKVPVSDADLSTVYRFGDGGLSPLTGPMDRATYDRVLDEEHIVHGGKKYAWTIPLSLPVTSDLAAKLGKGQPVALVNTAGTVVATLEISDVFPWDKMRYLASVYGTERTDHPGADMVLKNDADKTHLVGGTIRVLPQPKHPRFGKFVLTPREVRALFRQKGWERVVAFQTRNPLHRAHEYALVYGLETLIRQGLNAGAVLNPLIGETKGDDVDADTRMKTYEALIDQRALGDGDSDQALWGPRKESVPDRVILLGLDIKMFYGGPKEAVMHGIYRQNFGFTNIIIGRKHADAPYHDGSAIWGDFDAQEIFGKLRGDLRIQPIKVGFAAFYESIGRVDLTENHQGEKPVSISGKDVRKTLLEGREVDARIMRPSTSRILAAKMKQA; encoded by the coding sequence ATGGCCGATCTCATCCCTCCCCACGGCGGACTCGCCGAGCCGGTCTCCTGCACGGTCCCGGAAGCGGACCGCAAGGCGTTCGCCGACGAGGCGGCCGGTCTCCCGAAGGTCCCGGTCTCCGACGCCGACCTCTCCACCGTGTATCGCTTCGGCGACGGCGGACTCTCGCCGCTCACGGGTCCGATGGATCGCGCGACGTACGACCGGGTGCTCGACGAGGAGCACATCGTCCACGGCGGCAAGAAGTACGCCTGGACGATTCCCCTCTCGCTGCCGGTCACGAGCGATCTCGCCGCGAAGCTCGGCAAGGGCCAGCCCGTCGCGCTCGTGAACACGGCAGGGACGGTGGTCGCGACGCTCGAGATCTCCGACGTCTTCCCGTGGGACAAGATGCGGTACCTCGCGAGCGTCTACGGCACCGAGCGCACCGATCATCCCGGCGCCGACATGGTGCTCAAGAACGACGCCGACAAGACGCACCTCGTCGGTGGGACGATCCGCGTGCTGCCGCAGCCGAAGCACCCGCGCTTCGGCAAGTTCGTGCTCACGCCGCGCGAGGTGCGCGCCCTCTTCCGCCAGAAGGGCTGGGAGCGCGTGGTCGCGTTCCAGACCCGCAACCCGCTCCACCGCGCCCACGAGTACGCGCTCGTCTACGGTCTCGAGACGTTGATCCGCCAGGGCCTCAACGCGGGCGCGGTGCTGAACCCGCTCATCGGCGAGACCAAGGGCGACGACGTCGACGCCGACACGCGCATGAAGACGTACGAGGCCTTGATCGACCAGCGTGCGCTCGGCGACGGCGACAGCGACCAGGCCCTGTGGGGCCCGCGCAAGGAGTCGGTGCCGGACCGCGTGATCCTGCTCGGCCTCGACATCAAGATGTTCTACGGCGGCCCCAAGGAAGCGGTGATGCACGGCATCTACCGCCAGAACTTCGGCTTCACGAACATCATCATCGGCCGCAAGCACGCCGACGCGCCGTACCACGACGGCAGCGCCATCTGGGGCGACTTCGACGCGCAGGAGATCTTCGGGAAGCTGCGGGGCGACCTCAGGATCCAGCCGATCAAGGTCGGCTTCGCCGCCTTCTACGAATCGATCGGCCGCGTCGATCTCACCGAGAACCACCAGGGCGAGAAGCCGGTGTCGATCTCGGGCAAGGACGTCCGCAAGACGCTGCTCGAGGGACGCGAGGTCGACGCGCGCATCATGCGGCCGTCGACGTCGCGCATCCTGGCGGCGAAGATGAAGCAAGCGTAG